A single Halarcobacter anaerophilus DNA region contains:
- the ppnP gene encoding pyrimidine/purine nucleoside phosphorylase produces MSFIEKDVDLLKKANIYYDGRVTSRNYTDKNGVVKSLGIMLPGEYIFNTKAAEKMEIISGKLEVLLSGMESNWETFSMGSEFEVPANSSFEVKVDEITDYCCTYL; encoded by the coding sequence ATGAGTTTTATTGAAAAAGATGTTGATTTATTAAAAAAAGCAAATATCTATTATGACGGAAGAGTTACAAGCAGAAACTATACAGATAAAAACGGTGTCGTAAAATCACTTGGTATAATGTTACCCGGAGAATATATCTTTAATACAAAAGCTGCCGAAAAAATGGAAATCATATCAGGAAAACTTGAAGTTCTTTTATCAGGAATGGAAAGTAACTGGGAAACATTTTCTATGGGTAGTGAGTTTGAAGTTCCTGCAAACTCTAGTTTTGAAGTTAAAGTTGATGAAATAACAGATTATTGTTGTACTTATCTGTAA